In Candidatus Promineifilum breve, one genomic interval encodes:
- a CDS encoding ABC transporter permease — translation MTSYLIRRGLQMIVVVLLATVAIFALLNAVPGGPLSGLNMAVGAKNRLSPQEIARIEATLGLNKPFYLAYLTWLLGEDWVDEVGNAIGNPGSAEKMAVTGTWADFQSPGCQAAGGTNRGADPEKKFPCSRGVLRWDWGESWALARGQTVTSVIGSRIKNTLILMSTVTVISLLIAIPIGIISAVRQYSRMDYAVTTFSFFGISMPVFWFGLLMIILFTLKFREWGLPYFPSGDVFTTRVTPGSVQDVFNIVPGTLADRIVHLILPVTVLTLLYLAGWSRFMRSSMLEVLRQDYVRTARAKGLHERAVIAKHAARNALIPLITIVVFQIPGIFSGAILTETIFNYPGMGRLFIDALGRDDWPIVMAILFISAILVVFATLIGDILYTVVDPRIRFD, via the coding sequence ATGACCAGTTATCTTATCCGTCGCGGATTGCAGATGATCGTGGTCGTCCTGCTGGCTACCGTGGCTATCTTCGCTCTGCTCAACGCGGTGCCGGGTGGGCCGCTCTCCGGCCTGAATATGGCTGTGGGGGCCAAGAATCGCCTCAGCCCCCAGGAAATCGCCCGCATCGAGGCGACGTTGGGTCTCAACAAGCCGTTCTATCTGGCCTATCTGACCTGGCTATTGGGCGAGGACTGGGTCGATGAGGTCGGCAATGCCATCGGCAACCCCGGTTCGGCGGAAAAGATGGCCGTCACCGGCACGTGGGCCGACTTCCAGTCGCCCGGTTGCCAGGCCGCCGGCGGCACCAATCGCGGCGCTGACCCGGAGAAGAAATTTCCATGCAGCCGGGGGGTACTGCGCTGGGACTGGGGCGAGTCGTGGGCGCTGGCCCGCGGCCAAACCGTTACCAGCGTCATTGGCAGCCGCATCAAAAACACGCTCATCTTGATGTCGACGGTGACGGTCATCTCCCTGCTGATCGCCATACCCATCGGCATCATCTCCGCCGTGCGGCAGTACTCCCGGATGGATTACGCCGTCACAACGTTTAGCTTCTTCGGCATCTCCATGCCCGTGTTCTGGTTTGGGCTGCTGATGATCATCCTGTTCACGCTGAAATTTCGCGAGTGGGGCCTGCCCTATTTCCCGTCCGGCGACGTGTTTACCACGCGCGTCACGCCGGGCAGTGTCCAGGATGTGTTCAACATCGTCCCCGGCACGTTGGCCGACCGTATCGTCCATCTCATCCTGCCGGTTACGGTGTTGACCCTGCTCTATCTGGCCGGCTGGAGCCGCTTCATGCGCTCGTCGATGCTGGAAGTATTGCGCCAGGACTACGTGCGCACCGCCCGCGCCAAGGGCTTGCACGAGCGGGCCGTCATCGCCAAGCACGCCGCCCGCAACGCCCTCATCCCGCTCATCACCATCGTGGTCTTCCAGATACCGGGCATCTTTAGCGGCGCGATCCTGACCGAGACGATCTTCAATTATCCGGGCATGGGGCGGTTGTTCATCGATGCCCTGGGCCGCGACGACTGGCCCATCGTGATGGCTATTCTGTTCATCTCGGCCATCCTGGTCGTCTTTGCCACCCTCATCGGCGATATTCTCTATACCGTTGTCGATCCGCGCATCCGCTTTGATTAA
- a CDS encoding peptide ABC transporter substrate-binding protein, giving the protein MSKKVWVFVALFVLLGAFVLVACQPQAQTVEVTRVVTETITEEGAEVEVTRVVEQIVEVTAVPTEAPVMPKDLVICQSQEPETLYPYGGSMLAATNVQHAIFEDYITTLSYAFQADALEKIPSLEDGDAVLNSVEVNEGDVVLKVGDVVGPLAAGDIVMNSAGEEVTFDGTPVMMDQLVVDFTMKPTVFSDGTPVNASDSVYSFNLLLDPDTPSTKYTAERTASYEATGDLSTRWTGLPGFRDSTYFINFWQPYPEHIWGAFTAAELLEAEESSRMPIGDGPFVLEEWIAGDSIRMVRNENYYRADEGLPYLDSVTFKFIPDTNQLLAQVLSGQCDIVPEPGLEVADAPFLTEAEASGLLVPYFQTGTTFQHIDFAVDTWGDYTDTRYDWFEDVRVRQAMTMCTDRQGMVDNLLFGRSEIIHTYIPSVHPLYPTEGLTEWAFDPEAANALLDEAGYDQRDDEGFRIDPDGVRFAPSLGTTAGNVLRQGMTQIFKENMAACGIDVSLYYLPAAEWFADGPEGPLFGRRYDLGLFAWLTGVQPACELYMGSQIPGPADETNPRTGQPFGSGWGGQNNTGWNTEEYDAACAQALGSLPGTPEYVEGHTLAQQIFSQEVPVIPVFLSVKTGVTRPEVLNYGIDPTQNSHLYNIEEIDLQQ; this is encoded by the coding sequence ATGTCGAAGAAAGTTTGGGTTTTTGTAGCCCTGTTTGTGTTGTTGGGAGCCTTTGTGCTGGTGGCCTGTCAGCCTCAGGCGCAGACCGTCGAAGTGACCCGCGTGGTCACCGAGACGATTACCGAAGAAGGCGCCGAGGTCGAAGTGACGCGCGTCGTCGAGCAAATCGTCGAAGTGACTGCCGTGCCGACCGAAGCCCCGGTGATGCCGAAAGACCTGGTGATCTGCCAATCCCAGGAACCGGAAACCCTGTACCCGTATGGTGGTTCCATGCTGGCTGCCACCAATGTGCAGCACGCCATTTTTGAAGACTACATCACCACGCTCTCCTATGCCTTCCAGGCCGATGCCCTGGAGAAGATTCCGAGTTTGGAAGATGGCGACGCGGTCCTCAACTCCGTGGAAGTGAATGAGGGCGACGTCGTCCTCAAGGTCGGTGACGTGGTTGGCCCCCTGGCCGCCGGCGACATCGTGATGAACTCCGCCGGCGAAGAAGTGACCTTCGACGGCACGCCGGTGATGATGGATCAACTGGTCGTCGACTTCACGATGAAGCCCACGGTCTTTTCCGACGGTACGCCGGTGAATGCTTCGGACTCGGTCTACAGCTTCAACCTGTTGCTGGACCCGGACACGCCGAGCACCAAGTACACCGCCGAGCGCACCGCCAGCTATGAGGCGACGGGCGATCTGAGCACGCGCTGGACGGGCCTGCCCGGCTTCCGCGATTCCACCTACTTTATCAACTTCTGGCAACCGTACCCGGAGCACATCTGGGGCGCGTTCACGGCCGCCGAACTGCTGGAGGCCGAAGAATCGAGCCGTATGCCCATCGGTGACGGCCCGTTCGTCCTCGAAGAGTGGATCGCCGGCGACAGCATCCGCATGGTGCGCAACGAGAATTACTATCGCGCCGATGAGGGCCTGCCCTATCTGGATAGCGTCACCTTCAAGTTCATCCCCGACACCAACCAGTTGTTGGCCCAGGTTCTGTCCGGCCAATGCGACATCGTGCCCGAGCCGGGTCTCGAAGTCGCCGACGCGCCGTTCCTGACTGAAGCCGAGGCCTCCGGCCTGCTGGTGCCCTACTTCCAGACCGGCACGACCTTCCAGCACATCGACTTCGCCGTCGATACCTGGGGCGACTACACCGACACGCGCTATGACTGGTTCGAGGACGTCCGCGTCCGCCAGGCCATGACGATGTGCACCGACCGCCAGGGCATGGTCGATAACCTGCTCTTTGGCCGTTCGGAGATCATCCACACCTACATCCCCAGCGTCCACCCGCTGTACCCGACCGAGGGCCTGACCGAATGGGCTTTCGATCCCGAAGCGGCCAACGCGCTGCTGGATGAGGCCGGTTACGACCAGCGCGACGACGAAGGCTTCCGCATCGACCCCGATGGCGTCCGCTTCGCCCCGTCGCTGGGCACGACCGCCGGTAACGTCCTGCGCCAGGGCATGACCCAGATCTTCAAGGAGAACATGGCGGCCTGCGGCATCGACGTTTCCCTGTACTACCTGCCGGCAGCCGAGTGGTTCGCCGATGGCCCCGAAGGGCCGCTGTTCGGTCGCCGCTATGACCTCGGTCTGTTCGCCTGGTTGACGGGCGTGCAGCCGGCGTGCGAACTGTACATGGGTTCGCAGATCCCCGGCCCGGCCGATGAGACCAACCCGCGCACCGGCCAGCCTTTCGGCAGCGGCTGGGGCGGCCAGAACAACACCGGTTGGAACACCGAAGAGTACGACGCGGCCTGTGCCCAGGCGCTCGGCTCGCTGCCCGGCACGCCGGAGTACGTGGAAGGCCACACCCTGGCCCAGCAGATCTTCTCGCAGGAAGTGCCGGTCATCCCGGTATTCCTGAGTGTGAAGACCGGCGTCACCCGGCCCGAAGTTCTGAATTACGGTATCGACCCGACCCAGAACTCCCACCTCTACAACATCGAAGAGATCGACCTGCAACAGTAA
- a CDS encoding ABC transporter permease subunit yields the protein MDKITTIIGKEWAEVFRNKLVFSSVLFLPIILAIIPLGMLYAFAHVEGMEAEMADPEIAQLAGQMCVGLNPLDCSLVYTLNLFVLMFMILPVAIPVTIAAYSIVGEKTTRSLEPLLATPITTIELLAAKIIAAALPAIGATWLAFALFFVGARLLAPPAVFAAFYSPHWLLAIFVVAPLLTILSTCIAVIVSSRVTDPRVAEQLSALVILPLIFLIIGQSVGLILIDRQVMLWLGLIVLLLDVALLYLAIRLFRRETILTRWK from the coding sequence ATGGACAAGATCACGACGATTATCGGCAAGGAGTGGGCCGAGGTTTTTCGTAACAAGTTGGTGTTCTCATCGGTGCTGTTTTTGCCGATTATCCTGGCCATCATTCCGCTGGGCATGTTGTACGCCTTTGCCCACGTCGAGGGCATGGAAGCCGAAATGGCCGACCCAGAGATAGCCCAGCTGGCCGGGCAGATGTGCGTGGGCCTGAATCCGCTGGATTGCAGTCTGGTTTACACGTTGAACCTGTTCGTGCTGATGTTTATGATCCTGCCCGTGGCGATCCCGGTGACCATCGCCGCCTACAGCATCGTGGGCGAGAAGACCACGCGCAGCCTGGAGCCGCTGCTGGCGACGCCGATCACGACCATCGAACTGTTGGCGGCCAAGATCATCGCCGCCGCGCTGCCGGCCATCGGCGCGACGTGGCTGGCGTTTGCCCTGTTTTTCGTCGGGGCGCGGCTGTTGGCCCCGCCGGCGGTCTTCGCCGCGTTCTATAGCCCCCACTGGCTGCTGGCGATCTTCGTCGTCGCGCCGCTGCTGACTATTCTCTCGACGTGCATCGCCGTCATCGTCTCGTCGCGGGTGACCGACCCGCGGGTGGCCGAACAGTTATCGGCCCTGGTCATCCTGCCGCTGATCTTTCTTATCATCGGCCAGTCCGTGGGCCTCATCCTCATCGACCGGCAGGTGATGCTGTGGCTGGGCCTCATCGTGCTGCTGCTCGACGTGGCCCTGCTCTATCTGGCGATCCGCCTCTTCCGGCGCGAGACGATTCTGACGCGCTGGAAGTGA
- a CDS encoding ABC transporter ATP-binding protein — MIHTEDLTKQFGDQVAVDRLNLDIAEGEVFGFLGPNGAGKTTTIRMLCSLIAPTSGRARVLNYEVGRDDAQIRRNVGILTETPGMYDRLSARRNLTIFARLYEVAQVDAQVEKYLRLLGLWERRDDPVGEFSKGMRQKLAIGRALLHEPRVLFLDEPTAALDPEASRLVHDFIAELKGRGRTIFLCTHNLDEADRLCDRVAVFKTHLRVVDTPARLRRQVYGRQVLFQLGGPAEPFLPGVAALPFVQAAEVDGNKLTLTLDDPETHNPAIIHALVAAGAGIQFVGELRHSLEDVYLQLVKDEPAAGRES; from the coding sequence ATGATCCACACCGAAGACCTGACCAAGCAGTTTGGCGATCAGGTGGCCGTTGACCGGCTGAATCTCGACATCGCCGAGGGGGAAGTGTTCGGTTTTCTGGGGCCGAACGGGGCCGGCAAGACGACCACTATTCGCATGTTATGCAGCCTCATTGCCCCTACTTCGGGCCGGGCGCGCGTGCTCAACTACGAGGTGGGCCGCGACGACGCCCAGATCCGCCGCAACGTGGGCATCCTGACCGAGACGCCGGGCATGTATGATCGCCTGTCGGCGCGGCGCAACCTGACCATCTTCGCCCGGCTCTACGAGGTGGCGCAAGTTGACGCGCAGGTGGAGAAGTATCTGCGACTGCTGGGCCTGTGGGAGCGGCGCGACGACCCGGTGGGCGAATTCAGCAAGGGGATGCGCCAGAAGCTGGCTATCGGCCGGGCCTTGCTCCACGAGCCGCGGGTGCTCTTTCTGGACGAGCCGACGGCCGCCCTCGACCCGGAAGCGTCGCGCCTGGTACATGACTTCATCGCCGAACTGAAGGGGCGCGGCCGGACGATCTTCCTCTGCACCCACAACCTGGACGAGGCGGACCGGCTGTGCGACCGCGTGGCCGTGTTCAAAACCCATCTGCGCGTGGTGGACACGCCCGCCCGGCTGCGGCGGCAGGTCTACGGGCGGCAAGTCCTCTTTCAACTGGGCGGCCCAGCCGAGCCGTTCTTGCCCGGCGTGGCGGCGCTGCCGTTCGTGCAGGCGGCCGAGGTTGACGGCAACAAGCTCACCCTGACCCTGGACGACCCGGAGACGCATAACCCGGCCATCATCCACGCCCTGGTGGCCGCTGGGGCCGGCATCCAGTTCGTCGGCGAGCTGCGCCACTCGCTGGAAGACGTTTATCTCCAGTTGGTGAAAGACGAGCCGGCGGCCGGGAGGGAAAGCTGA
- a CDS encoding J domain-containing protein, protein MDSDLVHAGENWAERAREWQSLLDELRPQLIDAEARLAEQLAAISAFEYRLRARLESLSRRLDALQAEIDALRGELRRFRDTFLDTADTPPPGQAAWRFEGGPAAAAGEFRYRARVEAARPAPEGKRLAAIKQLYRRLARRFHPDLAPDETDRAYRTDLMMAINAAYTAGDLEELERLAEEPDSMSRAPQSPEELAAALQREVERCRRRLAEIATEMATLEQHNSTRLLRRAERAEAEGRDLLAELAADLRRRIAEKMVERDVLQTQLAEMEQEGVEMTAADLADVVYNLGLEQADASDLLGAAGWRPRKLRPWESNDGREEEDDIDDVY, encoded by the coding sequence ATGGACAGCGACCTGGTACATGCGGGCGAGAATTGGGCCGAGCGCGCCCGCGAATGGCAAAGCCTGCTGGACGAACTGCGCCCGCAACTCATCGACGCCGAGGCCCGGCTGGCCGAACAACTGGCGGCCATCAGCGCCTTCGAGTATCGCCTGCGCGCCCGGCTGGAATCGCTCAGCCGCCGTCTCGATGCGCTCCAGGCCGAGATCGACGCCCTGCGCGGCGAACTGCGCCGCTTCCGCGATACCTTCCTGGACACGGCCGACACCCCGCCCCCCGGCCAGGCCGCGTGGCGCTTCGAGGGCGGCCCGGCGGCGGCGGCCGGCGAGTTCCGCTATCGGGCCAGGGTCGAGGCCGCCCGCCCCGCGCCGGAAGGCAAGCGGCTGGCGGCCATCAAGCAGCTTTATCGCCGCCTGGCCCGCCGCTTCCACCCCGACCTGGCCCCCGACGAGACCGACCGCGCCTACCGCACCGACCTGATGATGGCGATCAACGCCGCCTATACCGCCGGCGATCTGGAAGAACTGGAGCGGCTGGCCGAGGAGCCGGACAGCATGTCGCGCGCGCCGCAATCGCCCGAAGAATTGGCCGCCGCGCTGCAGCGGGAAGTCGAGCGCTGCCGCCGCCGTCTGGCCGAGATCGCCACGGAGATGGCGACACTGGAGCAGCACAACAGCACGCGCCTGCTGCGTCGCGCCGAGCGGGCCGAGGCCGAGGGGCGCGACCTGCTGGCCGAGCTGGCCGCCGACCTGCGCCGGCGCATCGCCGAGAAGATGGTCGAGCGCGACGTATTGCAGACGCAATTAGCGGAGATGGAGCAGGAAGGGGTGGAGATGACCGCCGCCGATCTGGCCGACGTCGTCTACAACCTGGGGCTGGAGCAGGCCGACGCCAGCGATCTGTTGGGGGCGGCCGGCTGGCGGCCGCGCAAGCTGCGCCCCTGGGAATCGAACGACGGTCGGGAAGAAGAGGACGACATCGACGACGTCTATTGA